A genomic segment from Candidatus Endomicrobium procryptotermitis encodes:
- the typA gene encoding translational GTPase TypA, protein MKRNDVRNIAIIAHVDHGKTTIVDSLLKYAGQFDVKVDEAQEMVLDSNPLERERGITILAKCTSVNFNGNTINIVDTPGHADFGSEVERVLKMVDGAILMVDAAEGPMPQTRFVLRKALALGLCPIVIINKMDKPHINPSSVIDDVFDLFMKLSATDEQLDFPILYASGRDGWASRVMEEKGVNIKPVFDAVFEYVPPPDADDRKPLQMQITMLDYNNFLGHVGIGRILNGTVKKGQPVALVNSKKGTSSAKISKAVRIDKFLGLGKVEVEQARAGDIVSIAGLEGVEIGDTVCGIYDILPLPPLSIDEPTVSMDFLVNDSPFAGREGKFLTSRHLKERLEKEAQTNVGLKVEPLSGEGKFKVSGRGELHLTILIETMRREGFELAVSSPEVIYKVKNGQLCEPMEYLTLDIDSQYQGAIFELVGKRSAKLENMASEGENRIRLEYIIPSRALIGFKSEFLTNTRGEGIMHHSFYNYMPKVNISDLRKNGVFIALESGKTTAYALDNLQSGGIFFVDPGVEVYAGMVVGQNSRDKDLVVNPCKLKKLSNMRSKGSDDAPMLIPPIKFSLEQAVEYIAPDELVEVTPSSIRLRKKILNHLARKRTSKNEEEEE, encoded by the coding sequence ATGAAAAGAAATGACGTCAGAAATATAGCCATTATTGCACATGTTGATCATGGAAAAACGACAATTGTAGATTCTTTGCTTAAATATGCAGGGCAATTCGACGTAAAAGTCGATGAAGCACAGGAAATGGTTTTAGACTCTAATCCTTTAGAGAGAGAAAGAGGAATTACAATTCTTGCAAAATGTACTTCGGTAAATTTCAATGGAAATACAATCAATATTGTGGATACACCTGGACATGCGGATTTTGGCAGCGAAGTGGAAAGAGTTTTAAAAATGGTAGACGGTGCAATACTTATGGTAGACGCAGCCGAAGGTCCTATGCCGCAGACAAGATTTGTGCTTCGCAAAGCGCTGGCTTTGGGACTGTGCCCAATAGTCATTATCAATAAAATGGATAAACCACATATAAATCCCAGCAGCGTAATAGACGATGTCTTTGATTTGTTTATGAAACTCAGCGCAACAGACGAACAGTTGGATTTCCCGATACTTTACGCTTCTGGACGTGACGGCTGGGCAAGCAGAGTAATGGAAGAAAAAGGCGTAAACATAAAACCTGTTTTTGACGCTGTATTTGAATATGTTCCTCCACCTGATGCCGATGATAGGAAACCCCTGCAAATGCAGATAACTATGCTTGACTACAATAATTTTCTCGGACATGTCGGAATAGGGAGAATTTTAAACGGTACTGTCAAAAAAGGACAACCCGTAGCTTTAGTTAACTCCAAAAAAGGCACATCTTCAGCAAAAATATCAAAAGCTGTAAGAATAGATAAATTTTTAGGACTTGGAAAGGTTGAAGTTGAACAAGCAAGGGCTGGAGATATAGTGTCAATAGCAGGACTTGAAGGCGTTGAAATTGGCGATACGGTTTGCGGAATTTACGATATTTTACCGCTTCCTCCTCTTTCTATAGACGAACCTACTGTGTCCATGGATTTTCTTGTCAATGATTCACCTTTTGCAGGCCGCGAAGGAAAATTTTTAACAAGCCGTCATCTTAAAGAAAGACTTGAAAAAGAGGCGCAAACAAACGTCGGGCTTAAAGTCGAGCCTCTTTCAGGAGAAGGAAAGTTTAAAGTTTCGGGCAGAGGAGAACTTCATTTAACGATTTTAATTGAAACTATGCGCCGCGAAGGATTTGAACTTGCCGTATCTTCGCCGGAAGTAATTTACAAAGTAAAAAATGGACAACTTTGCGAGCCTATGGAATATTTGACGCTTGATATAGACAGCCAATATCAAGGCGCGATTTTTGAGCTTGTTGGGAAACGCTCTGCAAAACTTGAAAATATGGCAAGCGAAGGAGAAAATAGAATAAGATTAGAATATATAATTCCATCAAGAGCGCTGATAGGTTTTAAAAGCGAATTTCTAACAAATACCAGAGGAGAAGGTATAATGCATCACAGTTTTTACAATTACATGCCTAAAGTAAACATTTCAGATTTAAGAAAAAACGGAGTTTTTATAGCTTTGGAATCCGGCAAAACTACTGCTTATGCTCTGGATAATCTACAAAGCGGAGGCATTTTTTTTGTCGACCCCGGAGTTGAAGTTTATGCGGGAATGGTTGTGGGACAAAATTCAAGAGATAAAGATTTAGTCGTTAATCCATGTAAATTAAAAAAATTAAGCAATATGAGAAGCAAAGGTTCTGACGACGCTCCTATGCTTATTCCTCCGATAAAATTCAGCCTTGAGCAAGCCGTTGAATATATTGCTCCCGACGAACTTGTAGAGGTAACGCCGTCATCGATAAGACTCAGAAAAAAAATACTAAACCATTTGGCTAGAAAAAGAACGAGCAAAAATGAAGAGGAAGAAGAATAG
- the rfaE1 gene encoding D-glycero-beta-D-manno-heptose-7-phosphate kinase encodes MKLINFLNLFEKQTILVIGDTMVDKFIWGKVARISPEAPVPVVEITKETKTLGGAGNVANNITSLGAKAIIVSTIGEDNTGRAMIDMLKERGINSDYLVYDPNRPTIIKTRIIATNQQVVRVDREIKGIFSHSTELKIIKNVEALMPKADGVIISDYGKGVISQKVLKRTIFLAKKHKIPITVDPKIENFKKYKKVTAITPNTKEAIEGMNAKNIATEQDIENLGKKILKMLKSDSVLITRGEMGMTLIQPNNKVTTIPTRAKEVYDVTGAGDTVISTMTLALAAKADLVSAAEIANFSAGIVVAKFGTETTSHDELKKTIIDFYKCK; translated from the coding sequence ATGAAACTTATTAATTTTTTAAACTTGTTTGAGAAACAGACCATTCTTGTTATCGGCGATACTATGGTGGATAAGTTCATATGGGGAAAAGTCGCAAGAATTTCTCCAGAAGCGCCTGTTCCCGTAGTCGAAATCACAAAAGAAACCAAAACTTTAGGCGGCGCGGGAAATGTCGCTAACAATATTACTTCTCTAGGAGCAAAAGCAATAATCGTAAGCACAATCGGTGAAGATAATACGGGAAGAGCCATGATTGATATGCTTAAGGAAAGAGGCATTAATTCGGATTATTTGGTTTATGACCCTAACAGACCGACGATTATAAAGACGAGAATTATCGCCACAAATCAGCAAGTAGTAAGGGTTGACAGGGAAATTAAAGGTATATTTTCACATTCGACCGAATTGAAAATAATAAAAAATGTTGAAGCTCTTATGCCTAAAGCCGATGGAGTAATAATTTCTGATTACGGCAAAGGCGTCATAAGTCAAAAAGTTTTAAAAAGAACTATTTTTCTTGCGAAAAAACATAAAATCCCGATTACCGTCGACCCTAAAATAGAAAATTTCAAAAAATATAAAAAAGTAACAGCGATAACGCCTAACACGAAAGAAGCGATTGAAGGCATGAATGCCAAAAATATTGCTACGGAACAGGATATTGAAAATCTTGGAAAGAAGATTTTAAAAATGTTAAAATCTGATTCCGTTCTCATAACGCGCGGCGAAATGGGGATGACTTTGATACAGCCCAATAATAAAGTTACGACAATACCTACGAGAGCTAAAGAAGTTTATGACGTTACTGGCGCTGGGGACACCGTTATTTCTACCATGACTTTGGCCCTGGCCGCAAAAGCGGATTTGGTAAGCGCCGCAGAAATTGCCAATTTTTCCGCAGGT
- the rfaD gene encoding ADP-glyceromanno-heptose 6-epimerase yields MIILTGGAGFIGSCFLWKLNKEGIDTVLVVDHLNESEKWKNLAGKKYYDYIQKNDFYNAVINRQVPKPEAIVHLGACSSTTLTDANYYIKNNYEYSKVMALWAFELGIPFIYASSAATYGDGENGYDDEESKLIKLFPLNMYGYSKHMFDLWLQSNKYMDKAVGIKFFNVFGPNEYHKGDMRSIICKSYDEVAEKGVLKLFKSYKEEYADGWQKRDFVYIKDVVDVIWFFLKNPSKTGIFNLGTGKARTWNDIAKSMFISLGKKENAEYIEMPEHLKLKYQYFTQANMTKLRAAGYDKPFMELEDSVKDYCDYLKNKSYL; encoded by the coding sequence ATGATAATTTTAACTGGCGGCGCGGGTTTTATAGGAAGCTGTTTTCTCTGGAAACTTAATAAAGAAGGCATAGACACCGTGCTTGTTGTAGATCATTTAAACGAGTCGGAAAAGTGGAAAAATCTTGCAGGGAAAAAATATTACGACTATATACAAAAAAATGATTTTTATAATGCCGTAATTAACAGACAGGTTCCCAAACCCGAAGCTATAGTGCATCTCGGAGCATGCAGCTCCACGACGCTGACTGACGCAAATTATTATATCAAAAACAATTATGAATATTCAAAAGTTATGGCTTTATGGGCTTTTGAACTCGGGATTCCGTTTATTTACGCTTCTTCTGCGGCGACGTATGGAGATGGTGAAAACGGTTATGATGATGAAGAATCAAAACTTATAAAACTTTTTCCACTGAATATGTACGGATATTCGAAGCATATGTTCGATTTATGGCTGCAGAGCAATAAGTATATGGATAAAGCTGTGGGAATAAAATTTTTTAATGTTTTCGGCCCCAACGAATATCATAAAGGCGATATGAGAAGCATCATATGTAAAAGTTATGATGAAGTCGCTGAAAAAGGCGTTTTAAAACTCTTTAAATCTTATAAAGAGGAATATGCGGACGGCTGGCAGAAAAGAGATTTTGTTTATATAAAAGATGTTGTCGACGTCATCTGGTTTTTTCTTAAAAATCCTTCAAAGACCGGCATTTTCAATTTGGGCACTGGAAAAGCGAGGACGTGGAACGATATAGCGAAATCCATGTTTATTTCCTTAGGAAAAAAAGAAAACGCTGAATATATCGAAATGCCCGAACATCTTAAACTTAAATATCAATATTTTACGCAGGCCAATATGACAAAACTTCGTGCGGCCGGATATGACAAACCTTTTATGGAACTTGAAGATTCCGTTAAAGATTATTGCGATTATTTAAAAAATAAATCTTATTTATAA